A single window of Bacteroidota bacterium DNA harbors:
- a CDS encoding FAD-binding protein, protein MKKTIQLQLPATTAFNEQLLKEEIATQLSLNPNDTFSIQPVKRSIDARGRNIKINLTVDVYINESIPEFSYTPDYKHCTPNSELRTIIGAGPAGLFAALRCLELGLKPVIFERGKDVQSRRRDLAAINKEHIVNPESNYCFGEGGAGTYSDGKLYTRSTKRGDVEKILKVLVYHGASPEILVDAHPHIGTNKLPKIIANMRETILKFGGEIHFEHKLTDFKTDKNLLKEITVLDLKSGEEKLFPVDKIILATGHSARNIYELLHAKNILIEAKPFAMGVRAEHPQELIDRIQYHCGSLNEVVQKRNYLPAASYSLVQQVNGRGVYSFCMCPGGIIAPCATDQEEIVTNGWSPSKRNNPYANSGIVVGFDLKDFEPYKKHGALAGLEFQKQLEHTAWIKGGKTQTAPAQRLQDFVNNKLSNRLPDCSYQPGITSVMMNEVLGRLIGPSLQEGFKSFGNKMRGYLTNEAVIVGVESRTSTPVRIPRDRETLKHPQLENLFPCGEGAGFAGGIVSAAIDGEKCAEASQ, encoded by the coding sequence ATGAAAAAAACAATTCAACTGCAGCTGCCTGCAACAACAGCATTTAACGAGCAGCTTTTAAAAGAAGAAATTGCTACGCAACTTTCTTTAAATCCTAACGACACATTTTCTATTCAACCGGTAAAACGCAGCATTGATGCGCGGGGAAGAAACATTAAAATAAACTTAACTGTGGATGTTTACATTAACGAAAGCATTCCTGAATTTTCTTATACACCCGATTACAAACACTGTACTCCCAACTCCGAACTCCGAACTATAATTGGTGCCGGACCTGCCGGATTATTTGCTGCACTCCGTTGCTTAGAATTAGGTTTAAAGCCTGTGATTTTTGAACGTGGTAAAGATGTGCAAAGCCGTCGCCGTGATTTAGCAGCCATTAATAAAGAACACATTGTAAATCCGGAAAGCAATTATTGCTTTGGCGAAGGTGGTGCAGGAACTTATAGTGATGGTAAATTATACACACGTTCTACAAAGCGCGGTGATGTGGAAAAAATCCTTAAGGTTCTCGTTTATCATGGAGCATCTCCCGAAATATTAGTGGATGCCCATCCTCATATTGGCACCAATAAATTGCCAAAAATTATCGCCAACATGCGCGAAACAATTTTAAAATTCGGAGGAGAAATTCATTTCGAACATAAATTAACGGATTTTAAAACTGATAAAAACTTACTGAAAGAAATCACCGTTTTGGATCTTAAAAGCGGAGAAGAAAAATTGTTTCCTGTCGATAAAATCATATTAGCCACCGGACACAGCGCGCGTAACATTTATGAATTATTGCACGCGAAGAATATTTTAATTGAAGCGAAACCATTTGCGATGGGCGTGCGCGCCGAACATCCTCAGGAATTGATTGACCGCATCCAATATCATTGCGGTAGTTTGAATGAAGTGGTGCAAAAAAGAAATTATTTGCCGGCTGCCAGTTATAGTTTAGTGCAGCAGGTGAATGGCAGAGGTGTGTATTCTTTTTGCATGTGCCCCGGAGGTATTATTGCGCCGTGCGCCACCGACCAGGAGGAAATAGTAACGAATGGTTGGTCGCCAAGTAAACGAAATAATCCTTACGCGAATAGCGGCATAGTTGTTGGATTTGATCTAAAAGATTTTGAGCCATATAAAAAACACGGCGCGCTTGCCGGATTGGAATTTCAAAAACAATTGGAACACACGGCATGGATTAAAGGCGGGAAAACCCAAACCGCTCCCGCGCAACGTTTACAGGACTTTGTGAATAATAAATTAAGTAACAGGCTCCCCGATTGCTCTTATCAGCCGGGTATTACTTCGGTAATGATGAATGAAGTGTTGGGAAGATTAATTGGTCCGAGCTTGCAGGAAGGTTTTAAATCTTTCGGTAATAAAATGCGTGGCTATTTAACCAATGAAGCTGTGATTGTAGGCGTAGAATCCCGTACCTCAACACCGGTGCGTATTCCTCGTGACAGAGAAACATTAAAGCATCCGCAACTTGAAAATTTATTTCCTTGCGGTGAAGGCGCAGGATTTGCCGGAGGAATTGTTAGCGCTGCGATTGATGGAGAGAAATGTGCGGAGGCTTCACAATAA
- a CDS encoding gliding motility-associated C-terminal domain-containing protein produces the protein MRKLYFFLVSFAAILFAYQIKAQTFAAPCPNSLVYMHTSPIQVYNTSLPLGAGNPSNTGIPIGGTGLSYGPNLNAAFPNPTFYTTIAGNMAWWNGTSWVNTGHSMPVVNLGGGGGVIYGLNGGTGQIYVYNGTGPATLLMTIGTFGGGGPYDVVADGCGNFYILKTTTPQSMTMYGPTGTQLCTYNMTGMPSISAGGGFAIVGNQVIVSNTGGLYTGNITGTTINFTNTSTNSYGAGDFASCPLPCGPLTATVANTSTSTPIGCSGGTANVMVTSTLSPLSYTWSGPGIVSGGNSATAVVNQCGVYTATVSKTGCPPASTVLTTTVVCSATLTPTLSITNTLSCTAPSAQINALPGPAGHTYTWTGPGIVGSVNANPITANVGGVYTATVLNTTTNCRGTMTINLPANFTPPTLTVAPTATSVCLGGSANLSVGGATSYTWSPGASLNTTSGSAVVATPGTTTTYTVKGAVGTCTNQTTVVVTINPQPTAILTPSNASCGFNNGSIVISNTSVGQTVTGYSVNGVGVATQTVTGLAAGNYTITLINNFGCRSTFTTSITNSPPITALATTSINPTCGLSNGSISLGVVTGGTPSYSYNVNGGPYSTTPPLTNLPAGSYVIGVIDSRGCVFSKTVTLTNSPGPSSITFTTSPTACVGSTGGFTVTNVTGGTPAYTYSVNGAATGSIVTGLPAGAHNVIVRDVNGCTLTANFNITMVTGPVSITTATTSATCGNANGTATVTNVTGGTGPYSYSFNGGPFGGNSITGLAAGIHNVVIRDVNSCTLSINFNISNTGSPVASIGASANIPCFGGTTGSFTVNTVGGLPAYGYTLSPGGATNGIGIFTGLTAQPYTVTVKDAAGCVTTTTVNITQPPVLTLTLTPTNILCNAGTNGSITAASGGGTLPYNYSINGGPFQIGSSFTGLSAGTYTVVVRDNNNCTVQQVVTLTQPPALALSFTTTPNTCVGAAGSVTIGVTGGTAAYNYSVNGTASGSTATGLPSGVQTAQVTDANGCAITGTFNIGIITGPASATVNTSNATCGNANGSATVSAVTGGLAPYQYSFNGGPFGANSISGLSAGSHTVIVRDANSCTLTVSFNINNTGSPTSTVAGTSSVSCFGGANGSFTINTTGGSPGYSYTVTPGGLTNTSGVFTGLTAQNYNVNISDAVGCVTSATLTIIQPTPVTLTITPSNVLCNAGNTGSISSVASGGIPGYNYSINGGPFQASANFTGLTAGTYTVIVRDNNNCTAQQTAVITQPTPLAITFTTAPNSCAGSVGSVTIGVNGGTPVYSFSVNSLSSSNTATGLASGVQNAQVSDANGCIITGTFNIANITGPATASVSTTNANCGNANGSATVTGVTGGTAPYQYSFNGSPFSTNTFVAGQLAGTYPLTVLDANSCTLTVNYTIGNTGSPVALIGGQTAVSCFNGSNGSFTVNTSGGTPGYSYTLTPGNITSGSGVFTNLTSQPYTVLVKDAAGCVTTTTVNINQPTQLTLSLTSNPTSCNAGTNGSVLAAGSGGTGPYNYSLNGGPFQTSTTFTGQGAGIYNITVSDANGCTLTQSVQVTQPTAITATVSSTNANCTAANGTASVSASGGTPVYTFNWSGGGGNNAQSNPLVAGTYTVTITDANSCTTTAVGVIGVTPGGTAVISASVNPSCAGFTNGSMTAGFTGAMSAPISYSWSNGQNTQTATNLGQGTYSVTLTDAFGCTSSVAGTLTEPGPLDVLTGTIAVSCFGGNNGSATAIYNGGGTPPLTYLWAAGGATTATAPNLPAGSYTVTVTDSKGCIAVATASITQPTSVTVTSSVTTANCNQANGSATISATGGTPGYTYVWSTSATGPSISNALAGTYTVSVTDANGCVTTAAASIPNQAGPQMSVISQTNVSCFGGNNGIATTTVSGGNAPYIYLWSNGQNTGIASNLTAGVYTGTVTDVNGCVSSVSVNITQPPALTVTASGTDPLCFNATNGTANVGVLGGTPGYSYNWVPSGSTLANPTGLGPGNHIVTVTDAMGCVATTSTTLLNPAQMTSAITSTNVTCFGACNGMAAGTTSNSIGAVIFNWVGGPGPLSTQAVTNLCPGTYTLFTTDQNGCTATASVIITQPTQLTASISATGNVSCAGYTDGFATVMPSGGTPGYTYNWSPSGATAATSSSLAAGNYTATITDAMGCITTAVATITQPTPLQATLTSTNVTCNGLNNGIGNLAYSGGTGPYTFLWFPTLNNTPNVNTLPPGTHTVQITDNLGCVTTRTTNITQPAALTAVVSSTNSNCLQANGSMCVVAGGGAGGYTYQWTSNPLFTNSCINGVNAGAYTVTVTDVNGCTISGVALINDIAGPTLVVTNTTAVSCFGGNNGSATTSISGGTGTISILWSYLAQTTQNVNNLPAGFHSITITDAAGCIATGSVNITQPPQLNSAITNVTHVTCSGASNGTATMLLNGGTLGYTYLWTPTAQSSSVAVSMGPGTYTCFVTDANGCPTSQTVTINQPNPLVINSFSVTNLTCFNNNTGQITTNITGGTPAYTLVWSPTQPGNPVITNLAAGTYSLLVTDTKSCTTSGVYVISQPTQLLSSATATPATCGNANGSATVSVSGGTPGYTYNWNTPTPQNTSVATNLSSNNWNVVITDANGCVITQSVNVPNAPGPNLTSMTFTAPLCFGQQNGSMAINFSSGTAPYTFMWNNPSASTTQTVNGVGAGVYSATVTDVYGCTVSGVVNVTQPNILLMNVSPDPTICYGQVAQIYAAGSGGTPAYTYSWTPSLSGGGPHALTPTVTTSYMVSLTDANGCATSPKIININVKPQLLADGFSVTKCHGDNATLTPNITSPGNGGPYTYNWSNGSTGSATQVTANYFTTPNIYTVSINDGCTVPGATAQFTVNVNPLPQGTFTSDVTKGCMPLTVNYTATSTSNTDIYTWTFGGGNGGGGTAGGSPITWYYPEAGFYNVSFSIVNQFGCKKDTSVMNYIEVYPKPIAEFFPTPQSTSMLNPEIQFTNTSTGAVTYFWDFGDYNAPNNNSTVMHPSHVYDLIGVYQVYLVAINDKGCMDTVMHHVEITPDYAIYIPNAFTPDENGLNDVFQPKGVGIDEENYVMYIFDRWGELIFTSDNFRKGWDGTVKGSTKAVEDGVYVYKIIVRDLGGTEHVYVGHVTLLSRLKKVQ, from the coding sequence ATGAGAAAATTATATTTCTTCCTAGTGTCTTTTGCTGCGATACTATTCGCTTATCAAATAAAGGCGCAAACATTTGCTGCACCATGCCCGAACAGTTTGGTATATATGCATACAAGTCCAATCCAGGTTTATAATACCAGTTTACCATTGGGCGCAGGAAATCCAAGCAACACCGGAATACCTATTGGTGGAACAGGATTATCTTACGGACCAAACCTTAACGCAGCGTTTCCAAATCCAACGTTTTATACAACTATTGCAGGAAATATGGCTTGGTGGAATGGTACATCTTGGGTTAATACCGGACACTCTATGCCGGTGGTAAACCTTGGTGGTGGAGGTGGAGTAATTTACGGTTTGAATGGGGGAACAGGACAGATTTATGTATACAACGGTACAGGTCCGGCTACTTTGTTAATGACAATTGGAACATTTGGCGGTGGAGGTCCTTATGACGTAGTAGCGGATGGTTGTGGTAATTTTTATATTTTGAAAACAACCACACCTCAATCTATGACCATGTATGGTCCAACAGGAACACAACTTTGTACTTATAACATGACTGGTATGCCAAGTATTTCGGCGGGTGGTGGTTTTGCTATAGTAGGAAATCAAGTAATCGTAAGTAACACCGGTGGTTTATATACAGGAAATATTACAGGAACAACAATCAATTTTACTAATACTAGTACGAATAGTTATGGTGCAGGTGACTTTGCTTCTTGTCCGTTACCATGCGGCCCTTTAACAGCAACAGTAGCGAATACAAGTACAAGTACTCCAATCGGATGTTCCGGCGGTACTGCTAATGTAATGGTAACCTCTACGTTGAGTCCGCTTTCATACACATGGTCTGGCCCCGGTATTGTTAGTGGTGGAAACAGCGCTACTGCGGTTGTAAATCAGTGTGGGGTCTATACGGCGACCGTTAGTAAGACGGGATGTCCGCCTGCATCAACAGTATTAACCACTACTGTTGTTTGTAGCGCAACGCTTACACCAACTTTATCGATTACAAATACACTTTCTTGTACTGCACCATCGGCACAAATTAATGCATTGCCGGGCCCTGCGGGTCACACATACACCTGGACAGGCCCTGGAATTGTTGGTAGTGTAAATGCCAATCCAATTACGGCTAACGTTGGCGGTGTTTATACGGCAACAGTTTTGAATACAACAACTAACTGTCGTGGGACAATGACAATAAATCTCCCGGCAAACTTTACTCCTCCAACATTGACTGTTGCACCTACAGCAACATCCGTGTGTCTGGGGGGCTCGGCCAATCTTAGTGTTGGAGGAGCAACATCTTACACATGGTCGCCCGGCGCAAGTTTAAATACTACTAGCGGATCGGCGGTTGTAGCCACACCCGGAACAACAACAACATATACAGTTAAAGGAGCGGTTGGTACATGTACAAATCAAACAACGGTTGTCGTTACAATAAATCCTCAACCAACAGCAATTTTAACACCAAGTAATGCAAGTTGCGGATTTAATAATGGAAGCATTGTGATTAGCAATACAAGTGTCGGGCAAACAGTAACCGGTTATTCTGTGAATGGTGTTGGTGTGGCTACGCAAACTGTTACAGGTTTGGCTGCCGGAAACTATACTATCACTTTGATAAACAACTTTGGTTGTCGCTCTACATTTACAACTAGTATAACGAATAGCCCTCCAATTACAGCATTGGCAACAACTTCTATTAATCCAACATGTGGTTTAAGTAATGGAAGTATTTCTTTAGGTGTTGTTACAGGCGGAACACCAAGCTATTCTTACAATGTAAATGGCGGACCATACTCAACCACACCTCCTTTAACTAATTTACCGGCGGGTAGCTATGTGATTGGGGTTATTGATTCGAGAGGTTGTGTATTTTCAAAAACTGTAACATTAACTAATTCGCCCGGCCCAAGTTCTATAACGTTCACCACCTCTCCGACAGCCTGTGTAGGTTCAACGGGAGGATTCACTGTAACGAATGTAACAGGTGGTACTCCGGCGTATACATATTCAGTAAACGGAGCCGCAACAGGCAGTATCGTTACCGGTTTGCCGGCAGGAGCTCATAATGTAATTGTACGCGACGTAAATGGCTGTACACTTACCGCGAATTTTAATATTACCATGGTTACAGGTCCGGTTTCGATTACAACGGCAACTACTAGCGCAACCTGCGGTAACGCCAATGGAACCGCAACCGTAACAAATGTAACCGGCGGAACTGGTCCGTATTCCTATTCATTTAATGGTGGGCCTTTCGGTGGTAATAGCATTACTGGATTAGCGGCAGGTATTCATAATGTTGTGATACGTGATGTAAATAGCTGTACGCTGTCAATAAACTTCAATATTAGTAATACAGGAAGTCCGGTTGCAAGTATTGGCGCTTCTGCCAATATTCCATGTTTTGGCGGCACAACGGGAAGCTTTACTGTTAATACAGTGGGTGGATTGCCGGCTTATGGTTATACGTTATCCCCGGGTGGAGCCACTAACGGTATTGGTATTTTTACAGGTTTAACTGCGCAACCTTATACGGTAACTGTAAAGGATGCTGCAGGTTGTGTAACAACTACTACTGTAAATATTACACAGCCACCGGTATTAACTTTGACTTTAACCCCAACGAATATTTTATGTAACGCAGGTACTAACGGTTCTATTACCGCGGCATCTGGTGGAGGTACGCTTCCTTATAACTATTCAATTAATGGAGGGCCATTCCAAATAGGTTCGAGCTTCACAGGGCTAAGCGCGGGAACGTATACGGTAGTTGTACGTGATAATAATAACTGTACGGTACAACAAGTAGTTACCTTAACTCAACCGCCGGCTCTTGCATTAAGTTTTACAACTACGCCAAATACCTGCGTGGGCGCTGCAGGAAGTGTAACGATAGGTGTTACCGGTGGTACTGCGGCCTATAACTATTCAGTAAACGGAACTGCATCCGGCTCAACTGCAACAGGATTGCCTTCCGGTGTTCAAACCGCACAGGTGACGGATGCGAATGGTTGCGCCATTACCGGAACATTTAATATCGGAATCATTACCGGTCCTGCTTCTGCAACAGTTAATACCTCTAACGCTACTTGCGGTAACGCGAATGGTAGTGCTACAGTATCGGCTGTTACCGGAGGCTTGGCACCGTATCAATACTCATTTAATGGCGGTCCGTTTGGGGCAAACAGTATAAGTGGATTATCAGCAGGTTCACATACGGTAATTGTACGCGATGCAAATAGCTGTACGCTCACCGTTAGTTTCAATATTAACAATACAGGTAGTCCAACTTCTACTGTTGCTGGTACATCAAGTGTAAGTTGTTTTGGTGGGGCTAATGGTAGTTTTACAATAAATACTACGGGCGGATCACCAGGTTATAGTTATACTGTAACACCGGGAGGTTTAACAAACACCAGCGGTGTGTTCACCGGATTAACTGCGCAAAATTATAATGTTAACATTAGTGATGCAGTAGGTTGTGTTACTTCAGCAACCTTAACAATTATTCAACCTACGCCGGTTACATTAACAATAACACCTTCCAATGTATTATGTAATGCAGGAAATACAGGATCAATTAGCTCGGTTGCTAGTGGAGGAATTCCGGGTTATAATTATTCAATCAATGGAGGTCCGTTCCAGGCGAGTGCTAACTTCACAGGTTTAACAGCAGGAACATATACTGTAATAGTTCGTGATAATAATAACTGTACTGCTCAACAAACTGCAGTCATCACACAACCAACACCATTAGCAATTACTTTCACCACGGCACCTAATTCATGTGCAGGTTCAGTAGGAAGTGTAACCATTGGTGTAAACGGCGGAACTCCGGTTTATAGTTTTTCAGTTAACTCTCTTTCTTCATCTAATACGGCAACAGGTTTAGCAAGCGGTGTTCAAAATGCGCAAGTTTCCGATGCAAATGGTTGTATTATTACCGGCACATTTAATATCGCGAACATTACCGGTCCGGCAACGGCAAGTGTATCTACCACGAATGCAAATTGCGGTAACGCTAACGGAAGCGCTACAGTAACAGGCGTAACCGGTGGTACTGCTCCTTATCAATATTCATTTAATGGCAGTCCCTTTAGTACCAATACTTTTGTGGCTGGCCAATTAGCAGGAACGTATCCTTTAACGGTATTGGACGCTAACAGTTGTACATTAACAGTTAACTACACAATTGGAAATACAGGAAGTCCTGTTGCTTTAATCGGCGGACAAACCGCTGTAAGTTGTTTTAACGGAAGTAATGGAAGCTTTACAGTGAATACTTCCGGTGGAACACCGGGATATAGTTATACGTTAACGCCAGGAAATATAACCAGCGGTTCTGGTGTGTTTACGAATTTAACGTCTCAGCCATATACTGTTTTGGTTAAAGACGCGGCAGGTTGTGTAACAACAACTACAGTAAACATCAACCAACCTACGCAATTAACTTTAAGCTTAACTTCAAATCCAACTAGCTGTAATGCCGGAACTAACGGTTCTGTACTTGCGGCAGGCTCGGGCGGAACAGGTCCTTATAATTATTCATTAAACGGAGGGCCATTCCAAACTTCTACAACATTCACCGGTCAGGGCGCAGGTATTTACAATATAACGGTAAGTGACGCAAACGGATGTACTTTAACTCAATCTGTTCAAGTAACGCAACCTACAGCTATTACCGCAACTGTAAGTTCTACGAATGCGAATTGTACTGCAGCCAATGGTACTGCATCAGTATCGGCATCAGGCGGTACGCCGGTTTATACATTTAACTGGAGTGGTGGAGGTGGAAACAACGCGCAATCGAACCCTCTTGTAGCAGGAACTTATACAGTAACAATTACCGATGCTAATTCTTGTACAACTACTGCGGTGGGTGTGATTGGCGTAACACCGGGAGGAACGGCAGTAATTTCAGCGAGTGTAAATCCAAGTTGCGCAGGCTTCACCAATGGAAGTATGACAGCTGGCTTTACAGGAGCTATGAGTGCGCCAATCAGCTATAGCTGGAGTAACGGACAAAACACGCAAACAGCAACCAATCTTGGACAAGGAACTTATTCTGTTACATTAACCGATGCCTTTGGATGTACGTCCTCAGTGGCGGGTACGCTAACAGAGCCGGGTCCATTGGATGTATTAACAGGAACAATAGCGGTAAGTTGTTTTGGAGGTAATAACGGATCAGCTACGGCGATTTATAACGGTGGAGGAACACCGCCATTAACTTATTTATGGGCAGCAGGTGGAGCTACCACGGCAACAGCGCCAAATTTACCGGCCGGATCTTATACGGTAACGGTAACAGACTCTAAGGGGTGTATTGCCGTAGCAACAGCTTCCATAACACAGCCAACTTCTGTAACTGTAACCTCAAGCGTAACTACAGCTAATTGTAATCAAGCGAATGGTTCTGCTACCATATCCGCAACAGGCGGAACACCTGGTTATACATATGTATGGAGTACTTCTGCGACTGGTCCGAGCATCAGCAACGCTTTAGCTGGTACGTATACAGTTTCTGTGACGGATGCTAACGGTTGTGTTACCACTGCAGCCGCTTCTATACCAAATCAGGCTGGCCCACAAATGAGTGTGATTAGTCAAACCAATGTAAGTTGTTTTGGCGGTAATAACGGAATTGCAACTACAACAGTAAGTGGTGGTAATGCACCATATATTTATTTATGGAGTAACGGACAAAACACAGGTATCGCCTCAAATTTAACAGCAGGTGTTTATACAGGAACTGTAACAGATGTGAACGGATGTGTTTCTTCTGTAAGTGTAAATATTACTCAACCTCCTGCATTAACAGTTACTGCATCAGGCACAGATCCTTTATGTTTTAATGCAACCAATGGTACAGCCAATGTGGGTGTATTAGGCGGAACACCGGGTTATTCTTATAATTGGGTGCCGTCAGGTTCAACTTTAGCCAACCCTACAGGACTCGGTCCGGGTAATCATATTGTTACTGTAACAGACGCGATGGGTTGCGTAGCTACAACTTCTACAACATTATTGAATCCTGCACAAATGACTTCAGCAATTACATCAACCAATGTTACTTGTTTTGGTGCATGTAACGGTATGGCGGCGGGAACAACATCAAACTCAATCGGCGCAGTTATATTTAATTGGGTGGGTGGTCCAGGACCATTAAGCACGCAAGCGGTAACAAACTTGTGTCCTGGTACCTATACTTTATTTACAACGGATCAAAATGGATGTACTGCAACAGCTTCTGTGATTATTACTCAACCAACACAACTAACGGCCAGCATCTCTGCTACAGGTAATGTAAGTTGTGCAGGTTATACAGATGGATTTGCAACAGTAATGCCTTCAGGTGGAACACCGGGTTATACTTATAACTGGTCGCCATCAGGAGCAACAGCAGCCACATCAAGCAGTCTTGCCGCAGGTAATTACACCGCAACCATTACGGATGCGATGGGTTGTATCACTACTGCAGTAGCAACCATTACGCAGCCAACACCATTACAAGCAACATTAACAAGCACCAATGTAACTTGTAACGGATTAAATAACGGTATCGGTAATTTAGCATACAGCGGTGGAACAGGCCCTTATACCTTCTTATGGTTCCCAACATTAAATAATACACCAAATGTAAATACATTACCTCCGGGAACGCATACCGTTCAGATTACAGACAACTTAGGTTGTGTAACAACACGTACAACAAATATTACACAACCTGCAGCTTTAACTGCAGTGGTGAGCTCAACCAATTCAAACTGTTTACAAGCAAACGGTAGCATGTGTGTAGTAGCAGGTGGTGGAGCAGGTGGATATACTTATCAATGGACCAGCAATCCATTATTTACCAACTCTTGTATTAATGGCGTTAATGCAGGCGCTTACACAGTTACAGTAACGGATGTGAATGGTTGTACGATTTCAGGTGTCGCTTTAATTAATGATATTGCAGGACCAACATTAGTTGTTACAAATACAACGGCGGTAAGTTGTTTTGGTGGAAATAACGGTTCTGCGACTACAAGTATATCAGGTGGTACCGGAACAATTAGTATTCTTTGGTCTTATCTTGCACAAACAACACAAAACGTAAATAATTTACCTGCAGGATTCCACTCTATTACAATAACAGATGCCGCAGGTTGTATCGCAACAGGTTCGGTAAATATTACTCAGCCACCGCAATTAAACAGCGCGATTACAAATGTTACGCATGTAACTTGTAGCGGTGCCAGCAATGGAACTGCAACTATGTTATTGAATGGTGGTACTCTGGGTTACACTTACCTCTGGACTCCTACAGCACAAAGCTCTTCAGTAGCAGTGAGCATGGGTCCTGGTACGTATACATGTTTTGTAACGGATGCAAATGGTTGTCCTACTTCTCAAACCGTAACCATTAATCAACCAAATCCATTGGTGATAAACAGTTTCTCTGTCACTAATTTAACTTGCTTTAATAATAATACAGGACAAATCACTACTAATATAACGGGTGGTACACCTGCCTATACATTAGTTTGGTCGCCAACTCAACCTGGAAATCCTGTGATTACTAATTTAGCTGCGGGAACATATAGTTTATTAGTAACCGATACTAAATCGTGTACAACAAGCGGTGTTTATGTAATCTCTCAGCCTACACAATTATTAAGTTCAGCTACGGCAACTCCTGCTACATGCGGAAATGCAAATGGTAGTGCAACAGTTTCTGTTAGTGGTGGTACACCGGGATATACTTATAACTGGAATACACCTACACCTCAAAACACTTCAGTGGCAACTAACCTAAGTTCTAATAACTGGAATGTTGTAATAACGGATGCTAACGGTTGTGTGATTACGCAATCAGTAAACGTACCAAATGCACCGGGACCAAACTTAACATCTATGACTTTCACAGCGCCGTTGTGTTTTGGTCAGCAGAATGGTTCAATGGCCATCAACTTCTCATCAGGAACAGCGCCATATACATTTATGTGGAATAACCCATCAGCATCTACTACACAAACTGTAAATGGAGTAGGCGCGGGTGTTTATTCAGCTACTGTAACCGATGTGTATGGTTGTACAGTAAGTGGTGTTGTGAATGTAACACAACCAAATATTTTATTGATGAATGTGAGTCCTGACCCAACTATTTGTTATGGACAAGTTGCACAGATTTATGCAGCCGGTAGCGGCGGTACTCCTGCTTATACGTATAGCTGGACACCAAGTTTATCCGGTGGTGGTCCGCATGCATTAACACCAACCGTAACTACATCTTATATGGTATCCTTAACCGATGCGAATGGTTGCGCGACTTCACCAAAAATCATTAATATCAATGTGAAGCCTCAATTATTAGCAGATGGATTCAGTGTAACGAAATGTCATGGTGATAATGCAACATTAACACCAAACATTACAAGTCCTGGTAATGGTGGTCCGTATACTTACAACTGGAGTAATGGTTCAACAGGTTCTGCAACTCAAGTGACAGCAAATTATTTTACAACACCAAACATTTATACAGTATCTATAAATGATGGTTGTACAGTACCGGGTGCTACCGCGCAATTTACGGTGAATGTAAATCCGTTACCGCAAGGAACATTTACATCGGATGTAACAAAAGGTTGTATGCCTCTAACGGTTAACTACACTGCTACTTCAACATCGAATACAGATATTTATACCTGGACATTCGGTGGAGGTAATGGTGGAGGCGGAACAGCAGGAGGCAGTCCGATTACATGGTACTATCCGGAAGCAGGATTCTATAATGTGAGTTTCTCAATCGTAAATCAGTTCGGTTGTAAGAAAGATACATCAGTGATGAATTACATTGAAGTATATCCTAAGCCGATTGCAGAGTTTTTCCCAACACCGCAATCAACATCTATGTTGAATCCGGAAATTCAGTTTACAAACACCTCTACGGGAGCTGTAACGTACTTCTGGGATTTTGGTGATTATAATGCGCCGAATAATAATTCAACTGTAATGCATCCATCGCATGTGTATGATTTAATTGGTGTTTACCAAGTGTATTTGGTGGCAATTAATGATAAAGGTTGTATGGATACTGTTATGCATCATGTAGAAATAACGCCTGATTACGCGATTTATATTCCGAATGCATTTACACCGGATGAAAACGGATTAAATGATGTATTCCAACCAAAAGGTGTTGGTATTGATGAAGAGAATTATGTGATGTATATCTTCGATCGTTGGGGTGAGTTGATCTTTACCAGCGATAATTTCCGTAAAGGTTGGGATGGTACAGTGAAAGGAAGTACAAAGGCAGTTGAAGATGGTGTTTATGTCTACAAAATTATTGTGAGGGATTTAGGAGGCACTGAACATGTTTATGTTGGACATGTCACCTTACTCTCACGATTAAAGAAAGTGCAATAA